In the genome of Flavobacteriales bacterium, the window GTCGGCAACCTAAGAATCCTCGATACGCAGATAATGGGGATGGGTGTACTGCTGTAAGAATGCGGTGTTTGCTGGCATCAATCAATGTGGCTTTGTTTTGAGCAAAACTGCCCCATAGTAAAAAAACAATATTCTGTTTTTTATGGGATAGATTAGTAATAACAGCATCCGTAAATGTTTCCCAGCCTTTTTTTTGATGTGACCCTGCTTTATTGGCCTCAACTGTAAGGGTCGAGTTTAACAGTAACACCCCTTGCTTTGCCCATCTCTCTAAGTTTCCTGAGATAGGGGGAGAAATACCAACGTCAGACTCTATCTCTTTGAATATGTTTCTTAATGATGGGGGTATTTTTATTCCATCCGGAACAGAAAAAGATAAGCCATGAGCCTGTCCGGGGCCATGGTATGGGTCTTGCCCGATTATCACCACTTTCACGTCTTCGAATGAAGTGTAATTAAAGGCGGCAAAGATCAAATCGTAATCTGGGTATATTATTGTCGTTTTTTTCTCTTCATTAAGATATTGTCTCAAGCTAATAAAGTAGTCGGAGTCTAATTCGGTTTTTAGAATTTTTGTCCAACCTGCATTTAATT includes:
- the ung gene encoding uracil-DNA glycosylase, producing the protein MKLNAGWTKILKTELDSDYFISLRQYLNEEKKTTIIYPDYDLIFAAFNYTSFEDVKVVIIGQDPYHGPGQAHGLSFSVPDGIKIPPSLRNIFKEIESDVGISPPISGNLERWAKQGVLLLNSTLTVEANKAGSHQKKGWETFTDAVITNLSHKKQNIVFLLWGSFAQNKATLIDASKHRILTAVHPSPLSAYRGFLGCRHFSKTDELLIKSNLKPINW